The following coding sequences are from one Triticum dicoccoides isolate Atlit2015 ecotype Zavitan chromosome 4A, WEW_v2.0, whole genome shotgun sequence window:
- the LOC119285847 gene encoding uncharacterized protein LOC119285847, which produces MEEEKARGLSSAASPLIPPTSSEIDLEAGAGDQLQCRICLETDGRDFIAPCKCKGTSKYVHRDCLDHWRAVKEGFAFSHCTTCKAPYYLRVHVHTDRKWRTLKFRFFVTRDILFIFALVQFVISALAYLVHFIDGYQQYWLRTAWGFDNEVTFYYICGALLFFALLGLSGCFITCYDRRVRSDLAQPCRELCLCCCQPGMCADCHLPGTLCMWTDCTTCFEGCATTAGECGGCLGGAGEAGLPLLLIMGVIVLGLFTVVGIFYSVLVATMVGQRIWQRHYHILAKRMLTKEYVVEDVDGERADWSPPPLPAEHVQQLKSLGLL; this is translated from the exons ATGGAGGAGGAGAAGGCCAGGGGGTTGTCCTCGGCGGCCTCGCCGCTGATCCCGCCGACATCCTCGGAGATCGACCTCGAGGCCGGTGCCGGGGACCAGCTCCAGTGCCGGATCTGCCTCGAGACCGACG GGAGAGACTTCATCGCGCCCTGCAAGTGCAAGGGGACATCCAAGTACGTGCACCGCGACTGCCTCgaccactggagagcggtcaag GAGGGATTTGCATTTTCTCATTGCACCACCTGCAAGGCTCCTTATTACTTGAGGGTTCATGTCCACACTGACAGGAAATGGCGAACGCTAAAGTTTCGTTTCTTTGTTACTAGAGATATATTATTCATCTTTGCTCTAGTCCAGTTT GTTATCTCTGCATTGGCTTATTTGGTACATTTTATTGATGGGTACCAGCAATATTGGCTGAGGACGGCCTGGGGTTTCGATAATGAAGTTACTTTTTATTATATATGTG GagctttgttgttttttgctttactcGGGTTATCAGGATGCTTCATAACGTGTTATGACCGAAGAGTACGGAGTGACTTGGCTCAGCCTTGTCGAGAACTGTGCCTCTGTTGCTGCCAGCCAGG GATGTGTGCAGATTGCCATCTTCCTGGCACACTTTGCATGTGGACTGACTGCACCACATGCTTTGAAGGCTGTGCAACTACAGCCGGGGAGTGTGGTGGTTGCTTGGGAGGTGCAGGGGAAGCAGGGTTACCATTGCTCCTCATCATGGGAGTAATCGTGCTCGGGCTCTTCACGGTTGTCGGCATCTTCTATAGCGTTCTGGTGGCAACTATGGTAGGGCAGAGGATCTGGCAAAGACACTACCACATCCTTGCGAAACGAATGCTAACAAAG GAGTACGTTGTGGAAGATGTTGACGGTGAACGTGCAGATTGGTCTCCGCCGCCACTCCCTGCAGAGCACGTCCAGCAGCTCAAATCCCTGGGACTCCTATAG